Proteins co-encoded in one Candidatus Thiodictyon syntrophicum genomic window:
- a CDS encoding tetratricopeptide repeat protein, which translates to MPKKPSKTTQARGQQPEPAQLKGVERLIKARDFASASARARALVQRFPDHCGANRMLVDALYQAGGRGAATLAAHQWAQRRPNSREAQEVLFQLAMERDYALLASRALERLTDLGAATERFHAEPAALAEVLQQPDGSQATLADMERFEIGKLHLEAQDYAGAARELAGVAVTPARNNRVLALFHLGRSAEALSAALDAWQLDPGNLFALGWALQLRLYRGDEGGARGLAVPLAQASARRIEDAQAQLGALLLIWEDQAAWDAFERTNQATWIGEATGTPEAMRLLFGGGAASRLGRGDQARTLWKRALDRHPGLACAEENLAALKRDGVPPAYPALFDLGQVIPIGVLDRLRQGGATGLDARIDQWGINDAYLEAIYLTGDATVRTTVTYLLQRRLDHAAPAAAGPSTRRAATILRDLARLPIGTSQERLGFLDALRKRKLIAAGEAVKFWDGTALQEAQLISTEITREPVPSDLTPDLMRLHGEAVNHLRAGRLEAAETAINTILARAPDQQSVLGNLAALRARQGRGDECRDILRRVVEIHPDYLFARCNLAGLLIEEGDLDAAKALLEGLAERPRMHIQEAFALYGVMAMLSRAQGNDAAAAGLIASLEQMVEDEDDEQLLAMAKERVARATKGGRLKAALGSLVRGAVGAGRPKGG; encoded by the coding sequence GTGCCGAAAAAACCGTCCAAGACCACCCAGGCCAGGGGCCAGCAGCCCGAACCGGCACAACTCAAGGGCGTGGAGCGCCTGATCAAGGCCCGCGATTTCGCCTCGGCCAGCGCCCGGGCGCGCGCCCTGGTGCAGCGCTTCCCCGATCACTGCGGCGCCAACCGAATGCTGGTGGATGCCCTGTATCAGGCCGGCGGCCGGGGCGCGGCCACCCTGGCCGCCCACCAGTGGGCGCAGCGCCGGCCCAACAGCCGGGAGGCCCAGGAGGTGCTCTTCCAGCTCGCCATGGAGCGCGACTATGCCCTGCTGGCATCCCGCGCCCTTGAACGCTTGACTGACCTGGGCGCCGCGACGGAACGCTTCCATGCCGAGCCTGCGGCCTTGGCCGAAGTGCTGCAACAGCCCGACGGCTCCCAGGCGACCCTGGCGGACATGGAGCGTTTCGAGATCGGCAAGCTGCACCTGGAGGCCCAGGACTACGCCGGCGCCGCGCGTGAATTGGCCGGCGTCGCCGTGACCCCCGCACGCAACAACCGGGTGCTCGCACTCTTCCATCTGGGGCGCAGCGCGGAGGCGCTGAGCGCCGCGCTCGACGCCTGGCAACTGGACCCGGGCAACCTCTTCGCCCTGGGTTGGGCCCTGCAACTGCGCCTGTATCGGGGCGATGAGGGCGGCGCCCGGGGGCTCGCCGTCCCCCTGGCCCAGGCGTCGGCACGGCGCATCGAGGATGCCCAGGCCCAACTCGGCGCCCTGCTCCTGATCTGGGAGGACCAGGCCGCCTGGGATGCCTTCGAGCGCACCAACCAGGCCACTTGGATCGGTGAGGCGACGGGCACCCCGGAGGCCATGCGCCTCCTGTTCGGCGGAGGCGCCGCCAGCCGCCTTGGTCGCGGCGACCAGGCCCGGACCCTGTGGAAGCGCGCCCTGGACCGGCACCCGGGGCTCGCCTGCGCCGAGGAGAACCTTGCCGCCCTGAAACGCGATGGCGTGCCGCCCGCCTACCCGGCCCTGTTCGACCTGGGCCAGGTGATCCCCATCGGCGTGTTGGACAGGTTGCGCCAGGGCGGCGCCACGGGCCTCGACGCCCGGATCGACCAGTGGGGCATCAACGACGCCTATCTGGAGGCCATCTATCTGACCGGCGACGCGACCGTGCGCACCACCGTGACCTATCTGCTGCAACGCCGACTCGATCACGCGGCCCCGGCCGCCGCGGGGCCGAGCACCCGGCGGGCGGCGACCATCCTGCGCGACCTGGCCCGGCTGCCCATCGGCACCAGTCAGGAGCGTCTTGGCTTCCTCGACGCCCTGCGGAAACGCAAGTTGATCGCCGCGGGCGAGGCCGTCAAGTTCTGGGACGGTACGGCATTGCAGGAGGCCCAGTTGATCTCGACCGAGATTACCCGGGAGCCCGTGCCGAGTGACCTTACCCCGGACCTCATGAGGCTGCATGGTGAGGCAGTGAACCATCTGCGGGCCGGTCGGCTCGAGGCGGCCGAGACCGCCATCAACACCATCCTGGCGCGCGCCCCGGACCAGCAGAGCGTCCTTGGCAACCTGGCGGCGCTGCGTGCCCGTCAGGGCCGGGGTGACGAGTGCCGGGACATCCTGCGCCGCGTGGTCGAGATCCACCCGGACTATCTGTTTGCCCGCTGCAACCTGGCCGGTCTGCTGATCGAAGAGGGCGACCTGGACGCGGCCAAGGCGCTGCTGGAGGGCCTCGCCGAACGGCCGCGGATGCACATCCAGGAGGCGTTTGCACTCTATGGCGTCATGGCCATGTTGAGCCGTGCCCAAGGTAATGATGCGGCCGCCGCCGGCCTCATCGCCAGCCTGGAGCAGATGGTGGAAGACGAGGACGACGAACAACTGCTGGCCATGGCCAAGGAGCGCGTGGCGCGGGCGACCAAGGGCGGGCGGCTCAAGGCGGCCCTCGGGTCCTTGGTCAGGGGTGCGGTGGGGGCGGGGCGGCCGAAGGGGGGGTAG
- a CDS encoding tetratricopeptide repeat protein: MPKKPSKTDQAKGRQPESAQLKAVERLLEARDFTRAVMRARALVQRFPDHGAANRMLVEALDQAGSAGAATLAAYQWAHRRPNSQAAQEALVQFAGEGGYPLLVVRAADRLADLGAIAEPIPADPAVLDGLMQQPDGSHATREDLERVEIGQIYMAVDDFAAAVRELDGVATTPARNNRALALFHSGRSEEALAATLDAWQQDPGNLCALGLALQLRFYRGDETGARALAVPLAQAQARRAEDAQAQLGALLLIREDQAAWDAFERSNQADWSDAATGVPEAMRLLFGAGAASRLGRGDQARDLWQRALAQHPGLASARENLAILERDGVPPLFPALFALGRAFPMGVMGRIHETGAAALESRINRLGMSDHYLEALYLTGDLTVRGLAAYLLQRRLGHAVRAPAGPTTRPAATILRDLARLPIGTIQERLGFINALRQRKLLAANEAVECWDGTGLQEVTVFSTAIHRETVSTGLPTKLQTRLEESMLQMRAHLFEAAEANLNAILARVPDHPTALGNLAALRGQQGRTRECRDLLRRVIAAHPDYLFARCNLASILIPAGELDEAQGLLDGLAQRPRLHLQEVFELYGVLAMLSRARGDERAAATLIASLEQLAEQPGDERWLALAKVRVERALPQGRINSTVSASTKGSAGAGRPKRR, encoded by the coding sequence GTGCCGAAGAAACCGTCCAAGACCGACCAGGCCAAGGGCCGGCAGCCCGAGTCGGCCCAGCTCAAGGCCGTCGAGCGCCTGCTCGAGGCCAGGGATTTCACGCGGGCCGTTATGCGGGCGCGCGCCCTGGTGCAGCGCTTCCCCGATCACGGCGCCGCCAACCGGATGCTGGTGGAGGCCCTCGATCAGGCCGGGAGCGCGGGGGCGGCGACCCTGGCGGCCTACCAGTGGGCGCACCGTCGGCCCAACAGCCAGGCGGCCCAGGAGGCACTGGTCCAATTCGCCGGCGAGGGCGGATATCCCCTACTGGTAGTCCGGGCCGCCGACCGCTTGGCCGACCTGGGCGCCATCGCAGAACCTATCCCTGCCGACCCCGCAGTCTTGGACGGGCTGATGCAACAACCCGACGGCTCGCACGCGACCCGCGAGGATTTGGAGCGTGTTGAAATCGGGCAGATCTACATGGCTGTCGACGACTTCGCCGCGGCCGTGCGTGAACTGGACGGCGTCGCCACCACCCCCGCCCGTAACAACCGGGCGCTCGCCCTCTTCCATTCGGGGCGCAGCGAAGAGGCACTCGCCGCCACCCTCGACGCCTGGCAACAGGACCCGGGCAACCTCTGCGCCCTCGGTTTGGCCCTGCAACTGCGGTTCTATCGCGGTGATGAGACCGGCGCCCGGGCACTCGCGGTCCCCTTGGCCCAGGCCCAGGCCCGGCGCGCCGAGGATGCCCAGGCCCAGCTCGGCGCCCTGCTCCTGATCCGGGAGGATCAGGCCGCCTGGGACGCCTTCGAGCGCAGCAACCAGGCCGACTGGAGCGATGCGGCGACCGGCGTCCCGGAGGCCATGCGGCTCCTGTTCGGCGCCGGCGCCGCCAGCCGGTTGGGGCGCGGCGACCAGGCCCGGGACCTGTGGCAGCGCGCCCTGGCCCAGCACCCGGGGCTCGCGTCCGCCCGTGAGAACCTTGCCATCCTAGAGCGCGATGGCGTACCGCCGCTCTTCCCGGCCTTGTTCGCGCTGGGCCGGGCCTTCCCCATGGGCGTTATGGGCCGGATTCACGAGACCGGTGCCGCGGCCCTCGAGTCCCGAATCAACCGGCTGGGCATGAGCGATCACTATCTGGAGGCGCTCTACCTGACCGGCGACCTGACGGTAAGGGGACTCGCCGCATATCTTCTGCAACGGCGGCTGGGTCACGCGGTCCGGGCCCCGGCGGGACCGACCACTAGGCCAGCGGCCACCATCCTGCGCGACCTGGCGCGGCTGCCCATCGGCACCATCCAGGAACGCCTCGGGTTCATCAACGCCCTGCGGCAACGCAAGCTGCTCGCAGCCAACGAGGCCGTCGAATGCTGGGACGGCACCGGGCTGCAGGAGGTCACGGTGTTCTCGACCGCGATCCATCGGGAGACGGTGTCGACCGGCCTTCCGACCAAGCTCCAGACCCGGCTCGAGGAATCCATGCTCCAGATGCGGGCGCACCTGTTCGAGGCGGCCGAGGCCAACCTCAACGCCATCCTGGCGCGCGTCCCTGACCACCCGACCGCCTTAGGCAACCTCGCGGCGCTGCGCGGCCAGCAGGGCCGGACCCGGGAGTGCCGTGACCTGCTGCGGCGGGTCATCGCCGCCCACCCGGACTATCTGTTCGCCCGCTGCAACCTGGCCAGTATCCTGATCCCAGCCGGCGAACTGGATGAGGCCCAGGGTTTGCTGGACGGGCTGGCCCAACGGCCGCGGCTGCACCTCCAGGAGGTCTTCGAACTCTATGGTGTCCTGGCGATGCTCAGCCGCGCCCGGGGGGATGA